In one window of Lewinella sp. 4G2 DNA:
- the recQ gene encoding DNA helicase RecQ: MTPELARTALKKYFGYDGFRPLQLDIINKVYQGEDGIVLMPTGGGKSICFQIPAVTMNGTVVVVSPLISLMKDQVDGLTAVGIRAAYLNSSQSSADAHGVEVAYENGELHLLYVSPEKLLSPGFFQFLKRRKVCLFAIDEAHCISAWGHDFRPEYTQLKSIKASFPEVPILALTATADRLTRRDMAEQLGIPNAEQHIASFNRPNLSLAVRPGKQRRQQIVQFLRHRPDTAGIVYCLSRKQTENLAEKLREAGYNAEAYHAGLSPQKRADVQSDFINDRTLIICATVAFGMGIDKSNVRWVIHYSLPKNLENYYQEIGRAGRDGAPADTLLFYSYNDYMTLKDMLGGNQNSELQLAKLDRMKEYADSLACRRRILLNYFSEDHSEDCGNCDICANPPERFDGTVLAQKALSAVTRLRENVGINMTIDVLRGSNRSDLKHNGYDRIKTYGAGRDVTSFDWAQYFNQLISLGYLYVAHEDYNKVKLAPGAKRVLYEGEAVELVKMTTIKERRAKEAANAPKRQRGGVITAENADLFERLRTLRKEIAREKGLPPYVIFHDSTLQEMATFLPASRMEMSRISGVGEAKMTNYGQAFIDAIAGSPEYAKAKAEGTLRPQSQATMDFSGKSASTSSSSTKPTDDTPEDPAKAAKRAARLRDKERIGSTPSHIYSLQAFRSGETPADIAARREMTKGTIVTHLVRCYLAGEEVDIESLLPPFAEDRIREARTANPEAEGTGPIVAWLNDKYGNGTIGYDAVRIVDALAERATQN, encoded by the coding sequence ATGACACCCGAACTCGCCAGAACCGCCCTCAAGAAATATTTTGGATACGATGGTTTCCGGCCCTTGCAGTTGGACATCATCAACAAGGTGTACCAAGGTGAGGACGGGATCGTCCTCATGCCAACGGGTGGAGGGAAGTCGATCTGCTTCCAGATCCCCGCCGTTACGATGAACGGTACGGTAGTGGTCGTCAGTCCGCTCATCTCCTTGATGAAGGACCAGGTGGATGGCCTTACGGCCGTTGGCATTCGCGCCGCTTACCTCAACTCCAGCCAATCGAGCGCCGACGCCCACGGGGTGGAAGTCGCCTACGAAAACGGGGAATTGCACCTGCTTTACGTCAGCCCGGAGAAATTGCTGTCCCCCGGCTTTTTCCAGTTCCTCAAGCGGCGCAAGGTTTGTCTGTTTGCCATTGACGAAGCCCACTGTATTTCCGCCTGGGGCCACGATTTTCGGCCAGAGTACACCCAACTGAAAAGTATCAAGGCCTCCTTCCCCGAAGTGCCGATCCTGGCCCTTACGGCGACAGCGGATCGCCTAACGCGACGGGACATGGCCGAGCAATTAGGCATCCCTAACGCTGAGCAGCACATCGCCAGCTTTAACCGGCCTAACCTCTCGCTGGCCGTCCGACCGGGGAAGCAGCGGCGGCAACAGATCGTTCAATTTCTTCGCCACCGCCCGGATACGGCGGGAATCGTCTACTGCCTCAGCCGCAAACAAACGGAGAATCTCGCCGAGAAGCTACGGGAAGCCGGCTACAACGCAGAAGCCTACCACGCCGGGCTGAGCCCCCAAAAGCGGGCGGACGTACAGTCGGATTTTATCAACGACCGCACCCTCATAATCTGTGCCACCGTTGCCTTTGGAATGGGGATCGATAAGTCGAACGTCCGGTGGGTAATCCACTATTCGCTGCCCAAGAATTTGGAAAATTACTACCAGGAAATCGGCCGCGCGGGCCGCGACGGAGCTCCGGCCGATACGCTACTATTCTATTCCTACAACGACTACATGACGCTGAAGGACATGCTGGGCGGCAACCAGAATAGTGAACTCCAGTTGGCCAAACTGGACCGCATGAAGGAGTACGCCGACAGCCTCGCCTGCCGCCGGCGGATCCTGCTGAACTATTTCAGCGAAGACCACTCCGAAGACTGTGGCAACTGTGACATCTGTGCCAACCCACCCGAGCGATTCGACGGAACGGTCCTCGCCCAAAAGGCGCTCTCCGCAGTGACGCGCCTGCGGGAGAACGTGGGGATCAATATGACCATCGACGTCCTTCGTGGCTCCAACCGGTCCGACCTGAAGCACAATGGCTACGACCGGATCAAGACTTACGGCGCCGGTCGGGACGTCACCTCCTTCGACTGGGCGCAGTATTTCAACCAACTCATTAGCCTGGGTTACCTGTACGTTGCCCACGAGGATTACAATAAGGTGAAACTGGCCCCCGGCGCCAAGCGCGTCCTCTACGAAGGGGAGGCGGTGGAACTCGTCAAGATGACAACCATTAAGGAACGGCGGGCCAAGGAGGCTGCCAACGCACCCAAACGCCAGCGCGGAGGTGTCATCACCGCCGAGAACGCTGATCTCTTCGAAAGGCTCCGCACCTTGCGCAAGGAGATTGCTCGCGAAAAAGGATTGCCACCGTACGTCATCTTCCACGATTCCACGCTGCAGGAAATGGCTACTTTCCTCCCGGCCAGCCGTATGGAGATGAGCCGCATCAGTGGGGTAGGGGAAGCTAAGATGACCAACTACGGACAGGCATTTATCGACGCCATCGCCGGCTCTCCCGAATACGCGAAGGCCAAAGCGGAGGGTACCCTCCGGCCGCAGTCTCAGGCAACGATGGATTTTTCGGGAAAGTCCGCTTCCACTTCAAGCAGTTCTACAAAACCAACGGACGACACCCCCGAAGACCCCGCCAAAGCCGCGAAGCGCGCCGCTCGTTTGCGGGATAAGGAGCGTATCGGTAGCACGCCTTCCCACATCTACAGCCTTCAAGCTTTTCGTAGCGGGGAGACGCCCGCGGACATCGCCGCCCGCCGGGAAATGACGAAGGGTACGATCGTGACCCACCTGGTCCGTTGTTACCTGGCCGGGGAGGAAGTGGACATCGAATCCTTGCTGCCCCCCTTCGCCGAAGACCGTATCCGCGAGGCGCGCACCGCCAATCCTGAAGCCGAAGGAACCGGTCCTATCGTGGCGTGGCTGAATGATAAATACGGCAACGGAACGATCGGTTACGACGCCGTACGCATTGTAGATGCACTGGCCGAGCGGGCCACCCAAAATTGA
- a CDS encoding gamma-glutamylcyclotransferase: MYLFVYGTLLSSVPSSMSKFLRRRATLVGEATVSGRLYDLGRYPGFQIGGGKVTGELYLLEEKRQQQTIEMLDAYEGVAGEAEDEYVRTGVKCTLANGTTVEADTYVSRSLPSQAARIVSGDYAKFYVSSIAHQEFVNGV; this comes from the coding sequence ATGTACCTCTTCGTTTACGGCACCCTGCTGTCTTCCGTCCCCTCTTCCATGAGTAAATTCTTGCGCCGGCGGGCGACGTTGGTTGGTGAGGCCACCGTCAGTGGCCGCCTGTACGATTTGGGGAGGTACCCTGGCTTTCAAATTGGGGGAGGCAAGGTTACCGGAGAACTATACCTGCTGGAAGAAAAACGCCAGCAACAGACCATCGAAATGCTCGATGCCTACGAAGGAGTAGCCGGAGAGGCGGAGGATGAATACGTTCGGACCGGAGTGAAGTGCACCTTGGCCAACGGAACAACTGTTGAAGCGGACACCTACGTTTCACGATCTCTTCCTTCCCAGGCAGCAAGGATCGTGTCGGGCGATTACGCTAAATTTTACGTTAGCAGTATAGCCCACCAAGAGTTCGTGAACGGGGTTTAA
- a CDS encoding DUF421 domain-containing protein, with protein sequence MFEFLRPDIQNMVQVLITVPILYTVVVAAIRFTGNRSTSSMNNFDWIITVAIGSVFASTVVLNRTNFLEGAFAIVLLLLLQYLITLAIQRSKAVKKVLKASPQLLLFEGEFLNDVMREQRIVRGEVYAAVRDKGYKSVKSIYAVVLETNAKMSIIPMSKGDDYEGFSLSDVDGLPEGLREDLEQRGEEDDMSSKEEEEKRTQFAD encoded by the coding sequence ATGTTTGAGTTCCTGCGTCCTGATATCCAAAATATGGTTCAGGTACTGATTACCGTACCAATTTTATACACCGTCGTTGTTGCCGCTATCCGTTTCACGGGTAACCGGTCGACATCTTCGATGAATAATTTTGACTGGATAATCACGGTAGCTATCGGTAGTGTTTTTGCTTCCACCGTAGTTTTGAACCGGACGAATTTTCTGGAGGGCGCATTTGCAATTGTCCTGCTCCTACTCTTGCAGTACCTGATTACGCTGGCAATTCAACGGTCTAAGGCCGTCAAAAAAGTGCTAAAAGCATCCCCGCAACTATTACTTTTCGAAGGAGAATTTTTGAACGACGTTATGCGGGAGCAACGCATCGTTCGGGGCGAAGTCTACGCAGCCGTACGTGACAAAGGCTATAAAAGTGTTAAGTCAATCTACGCCGTCGTCCTAGAGACCAATGCTAAGATGAGCATCATTCCCATGTCTAAAGGTGATGACTACGAAGGTTTTTCTTTGTCTGACGTAGACGGATTACCCGAGGGGCTGAGGGAGGACCTTGAGCAGCGAGGTGAGGAAGATGATATGTCGTCCAAAGAAGAGGAAGAAAAAAGGACGCAATTTGCAGATTAG
- a CDS encoding exonuclease SbcCD subunit D C-terminal domain-containing protein, translating into MRILHTADWHLGHRLYNHDRTPEHAAALQWLEGLIEREAIDVVIVAGDVFDVSNPSNQARQLYYQFLSRLLATDVAAAIVVGGNHDSPSMLDAPREVLQELNLHVVGAARSQVQSQVVTIRTNREGEEEELIVAAVPFLRERDVRSAKFGESPDERMTGIKQGIQDHFTEIGAAAVATRSANTVPILATGHLFVGGATDSEDKKSHIYQADENNIDAGNFPNCFDYVALGHVHRAQSVNGQDNIRYCGSLVPLTFVEGMSDRSVRIVDIGKAGEPVSSRKIPVPTARKLYRLHGTLDVVKAKLRAAVAEHLNREGEDILTPWAEVRVLTDDRIHDLPEQLAATVLEVAAPEPVREPIKFLRRSQERLSPAPAAAPQQTKQLDELSPVDVFQLLCAAEELSEEVATEVLTDFRDLINWKQDQDND; encoded by the coding sequence TTGCGCATTTTACACACCGCCGACTGGCACCTCGGCCACCGGCTGTACAACCACGACCGGACGCCCGAGCACGCCGCCGCTCTTCAGTGGTTGGAAGGCCTCATCGAACGGGAAGCAATCGACGTCGTGATTGTTGCGGGAGATGTCTTCGACGTCTCCAACCCTTCCAACCAAGCCCGCCAACTTTATTACCAGTTTCTTTCGCGCCTGCTCGCTACCGACGTAGCCGCGGCCATCGTCGTTGGCGGAAACCACGACTCTCCCAGTATGCTGGATGCTCCCCGCGAAGTATTGCAGGAGCTCAATCTTCACGTGGTCGGTGCGGCGCGGTCGCAGGTGCAAAGTCAGGTGGTAACCATCAGGACCAACCGCGAGGGTGAGGAGGAAGAGCTCATCGTGGCCGCCGTCCCCTTCCTCCGGGAACGCGACGTCCGGTCCGCCAAATTCGGGGAATCCCCCGACGAGCGGATGACCGGCATCAAACAGGGAATTCAGGACCACTTTACGGAAATTGGGGCTGCCGCCGTCGCCACCCGTTCAGCCAATACGGTACCCATCCTGGCTACCGGCCACCTGTTCGTCGGGGGGGCGACGGATTCCGAAGACAAGAAAAGCCACATCTATCAGGCCGATGAGAACAACATCGACGCGGGTAATTTTCCGAACTGTTTTGACTACGTCGCCCTAGGCCACGTCCACCGTGCTCAGAGCGTGAACGGGCAGGATAACATCCGGTACTGCGGCAGCCTCGTCCCCCTCACTTTCGTGGAGGGAATGAGCGACCGTAGCGTCCGCATCGTTGATATAGGGAAGGCCGGCGAGCCGGTGTCCAGCCGCAAGATCCCCGTCCCCACCGCCAGAAAGTTGTACCGGCTCCACGGTACGCTCGACGTTGTGAAGGCCAAACTGCGCGCTGCGGTAGCGGAACACCTCAATCGGGAGGGAGAGGATATCCTGACACCCTGGGCGGAGGTTCGCGTCCTGACCGATGACCGGATCCACGACCTCCCCGAGCAGTTAGCGGCTACCGTTCTGGAGGTAGCCGCTCCGGAACCCGTACGGGAACCGATCAAGTTTTTACGCCGGTCCCAGGAACGTCTTTCCCCCGCACCCGCGGCAGCGCCCCAACAAACCAAGCAATTGGACGAGCTTTCACCGGTGGACGTATTCCAACTCCTCTGCGCCGCCGAAGAACTCAGCGAAGAAGTGGCGACGGAGGTCCTTACGGACTTCCGTGACCTCATCAACTGGAAACAGGACCAAGACAACGATTAA
- a CDS encoding AAA family ATPase, with protein sequence MRILRVRILNLNSLIGEHVIDFTKAPLANHQLYAIVGPTGAGKTTILDAITLALYGQTERNLKDRDTNPENTTVMSYGTAECEASIEYETATGRYRSTWTQARAHKKPTGKLQGNKRRIDQLSPDGVGEDKIIAEGIRAVKDKTEEIVGLDYDRFVRSAMLTQGEFARFLKSSATEKGEILEKITGTDIYKELSIAAFERHKQARLAYEDQEKSLSANPPLPAEERKALESHHEELQLELGRLSKQVADLDAQLLLYRELERLQREANDQKAQQAAMEDEWIDRAPQRNRLAQAVAVAHLRQDLTDVTRLRRAIADGLAKLKAAQASEKELAQVLEQRTKQQQTSREAMTKFTAALPARNQACDNAAALEKKVAELEVRDGLLVKSAKEIAENSSKANQDKLSYEKELAILTEQLGGKTATQIEIQISELEIAIQQARKEATTLQQWLEIGRLEDDLRTRGQRAEVLTGQAEQLRQKLASSQEKLSQSRKELEERIMVAKAFRLQFSLRDHRAALMDGAPCPVCGATDHAMLSNLEEVNENQLREVERSEAATRSTISELEKEEAKLTTQLNHTTTSLTTERDKMAAKKVELKKLSRPEGKEYLDVAATVAALNAANGRVQEHERAQVKAQRLRKSLPQLRELESRLKILKAQLPELEKRATALQTGRQEIAQEKDSLQRSIHELLGGEFTSNHCRQLTANRERELTAAANKAESETIKAAAALQSAKDQLGELQSLQQDRSSQLAATESQLQLALTKAEVTEDQARGQLMDYQEEQRLREEMLQLERKRELVINERKKTQEQISAQHALVEDLPEQHLLQARKEELVASISTANQTSGALNEQLRQDDKRIEAIAAGREVLEKLLAEKSRWGRLDELIGSASGKRFRGFAQAITLQRLIEIGNRHLEQINPRYRMEYEAPGRGKDENLNMIIVDQYQDDNARSMATLSGGESFLISLALALGLSDLASGKSLIQSLFIDEGFGTLDGTSLDQAMTTLEGLQAQGKTIGLISHVQSLKERIPCRIVVDPIGEGFSTVNFVG encoded by the coding sequence ATGAGAATCCTCCGCGTCCGCATCCTGAACCTGAACTCGCTCATTGGCGAGCACGTGATTGATTTCACGAAGGCCCCGCTAGCGAACCACCAACTGTACGCCATCGTCGGTCCCACTGGCGCTGGCAAGACAACCATTCTGGATGCCATCACGCTGGCGCTGTACGGACAGACCGAACGCAACTTAAAGGACCGTGATACCAACCCGGAAAACACCACGGTGATGAGTTACGGGACGGCCGAATGCGAAGCCTCCATCGAATACGAAACCGCCACCGGCCGCTACCGCAGTACTTGGACGCAGGCGCGCGCCCACAAAAAACCGACCGGTAAACTGCAGGGCAACAAACGACGAATTGACCAACTATCACCCGACGGGGTGGGGGAGGACAAGATCATCGCCGAAGGCATCAGGGCCGTTAAGGACAAGACCGAAGAAATTGTGGGCCTGGACTACGACCGCTTCGTCCGCTCGGCCATGCTGACACAGGGAGAATTCGCTCGATTCCTGAAGTCTTCCGCCACGGAAAAGGGAGAGATCCTGGAAAAAATCACCGGGACGGATATCTACAAAGAACTCAGTATTGCGGCCTTCGAACGCCACAAACAGGCCCGACTGGCTTACGAAGACCAGGAGAAAAGCCTAAGTGCCAACCCACCTCTGCCGGCCGAGGAAAGAAAGGCCCTCGAGAGCCACCACGAAGAATTGCAACTCGAGCTCGGCCGCTTGAGTAAGCAGGTGGCAGACCTGGATGCTCAGCTGTTGCTCTACCGAGAATTGGAACGCCTCCAGCGAGAAGCCAACGACCAAAAGGCCCAACAGGCGGCCATGGAAGATGAGTGGATTGACCGGGCACCCCAACGGAATCGCTTAGCCCAGGCCGTGGCTGTAGCCCACCTCCGCCAGGACCTGACGGATGTAACGAGACTGAGACGAGCGATAGCTGATGGATTAGCGAAACTGAAGGCTGCGCAGGCGAGCGAGAAAGAACTGGCGCAAGTACTCGAGCAGCGCACTAAGCAGCAGCAGACCTCCAGGGAGGCGATGACCAAATTTACCGCGGCCTTACCCGCCCGCAACCAGGCCTGTGACAATGCCGCCGCGCTCGAAAAGAAAGTAGCTGAGCTTGAAGTCCGAGATGGTCTGCTCGTCAAATCAGCCAAAGAAATTGCCGAAAATAGTTCCAAAGCCAATCAAGATAAGTTATCGTATGAGAAGGAGTTAGCTATTCTCACCGAACAACTTGGTGGAAAGACGGCTACCCAAATCGAAATACAGATTAGCGAGTTGGAGATTGCTATCCAGCAAGCGCGCAAGGAAGCGACCACCCTACAGCAATGGTTAGAAATCGGCCGATTGGAAGACGACCTGCGGACGCGGGGCCAACGGGCTGAGGTTCTCACTGGCCAGGCGGAGCAGTTGCGGCAAAAGCTAGCCAGCAGCCAGGAAAAGCTTAGTCAGTCGCGAAAGGAATTGGAAGAGCGGATTATGGTAGCCAAAGCTTTCCGTTTACAGTTTAGTCTGCGCGATCACCGTGCTGCCTTGATGGACGGTGCCCCTTGCCCCGTTTGCGGAGCCACCGACCACGCCATGCTGAGTAACCTGGAGGAGGTGAACGAGAACCAACTTCGGGAAGTGGAACGGTCCGAAGCTGCCACGCGCAGCACCATTAGCGAACTGGAGAAGGAAGAAGCCAAGCTGACCACACAACTTAACCACACCACGACCAGCCTCACGACCGAGCGGGATAAGATGGCAGCCAAGAAGGTGGAACTGAAAAAGCTATCCCGACCTGAGGGGAAGGAGTACCTCGATGTGGCTGCTACCGTCGCTGCACTTAACGCTGCGAATGGGCGAGTACAAGAACACGAACGAGCACAGGTGAAGGCCCAACGCTTACGGAAAAGCCTTCCCCAGTTGCGGGAGCTTGAATCGCGACTGAAAATCCTGAAGGCTCAGCTGCCAGAATTGGAAAAACGCGCTACTGCCCTACAGACGGGGCGGCAAGAAATTGCTCAGGAAAAAGATTCCCTGCAACGGTCAATCCACGAACTGCTGGGGGGGGAGTTTACCTCGAACCACTGCCGCCAACTCACGGCCAATCGGGAGCGCGAACTAACCGCGGCCGCTAACAAAGCGGAATCCGAAACCATCAAGGCAGCGGCGGCGCTTCAGTCTGCGAAAGACCAGCTAGGTGAATTACAATCCCTGCAACAAGATCGATCTTCCCAGCTCGCAGCTACGGAAAGCCAGCTACAACTAGCGTTGACTAAAGCAGAGGTAACCGAAGACCAAGCGCGCGGTCAGCTCATGGACTACCAGGAAGAGCAGCGCTTACGGGAGGAGATGCTTCAACTTGAGCGTAAGCGCGAACTCGTCATCAACGAGAGGAAGAAAACGCAGGAGCAAATCAGCGCGCAGCACGCATTGGTGGAAGATTTGCCGGAACAACACCTACTGCAGGCAAGGAAGGAGGAATTGGTCGCATCCATCTCCACGGCCAACCAGACGAGTGGCGCCCTTAATGAGCAACTAAGACAGGACGATAAGCGGATCGAAGCCATCGCCGCCGGCCGCGAAGTACTCGAAAAGCTCCTGGCCGAAAAGTCGCGGTGGGGCCGGCTAGACGAACTCATTGGGTCCGCCAGCGGTAAACGCTTTCGGGGTTTTGCCCAGGCCATTACCCTGCAGCGGCTTATCGAAATCGGGAACCGCCACCTGGAGCAGATCAATCCTCGCTACCGGATGGAGTACGAAGCCCCCGGCCGGGGTAAGGACGAGAATCTGAACATGATCATCGTCGATCAGTACCAGGATGATAATGCCCGCTCGATGGCCACATTATCCGGAGGGGAGAGCTTTCTCATCAGCCTTGCTCTGGCGCTGGGGCTTTCCGATCTGGCGAGTGGAAAATCCCTCATTCAATCATTGTTCATCGACGAAGGCTTCGGCACGCTAGATGGTACTTCCCTCGACCAGGCCATGACAACACTGGAAGGGTTGCAGGCACAGGGCAAGACGATCGGCCTCATTTCCCACGTCCAGTCGCTTAAGGAACGTATCCCCTGCCGCATCGTGGTGGACCCGATCGGGGAGGGTTTCAGTACCGTGAATTTTGTCGGGTAG
- the hpf gene encoding ribosome hibernation-promoting factor, HPF/YfiA family, with the protein MQITIHQSSDLLDSTVEVINEKLNKLETYYDRIERADVHIKDDDGNTANGYKVTVRLAIPGNDLVAEHTDQSIKRAIADVAEALRRQIKKHKEKEQDHHVTTPITQEDAVMPVQNETDENIAVSEEQL; encoded by the coding sequence ATGCAAATTACCATTCATCAGTCTTCTGATCTTCTTGACAGCACCGTTGAGGTCATCAACGAAAAACTCAATAAACTCGAAACCTACTACGACCGCATCGAGCGCGCCGACGTCCACATCAAGGATGACGACGGCAACACCGCCAATGGCTACAAAGTGACCGTCCGCCTCGCCATCCCCGGTAACGACCTCGTGGCGGAACACACCGACCAGAGCATCAAACGCGCCATCGCTGATGTAGCCGAAGCGCTGCGCCGCCAGATCAAAAAGCACAAGGAGAAGGAGCAGGACCACCACGTCACTACCCCCATAACCCAGGAAGACGCCGTGATGCCCGTCCAGAATGAGACGGATGAGAATATTGCGGTCTCCGAAGAGCAGCTTTAG
- a CDS encoding phosphoribosylaminoimidazolesuccinocarboxamide synthase has product MPQALRETNFTFDPSAEFYRGKVRDVYRRGGELLMVASDRISAFDHVLPRAIPHKGQILNQTAIHFLEATRDICPNWLELSPDPNVAIGKACDAIPVEMVIRGYLVGHAWRTYKKAEQEALPRVLCGLEMPAGMRENDQFAEPILTPATKAEEGHDEDISREELLERGILTKELWDKLADYTRRLFARGTAMAAERGLILVDTKYEFGILDGEVYLIDEIHTPDSSRYFYAEGYAERQAKGERQKQLSKEFVREWLMENGFQGLEGQAMPEMPDDFLSLVTQRYTELYEKITGKQFEPAPTDDITGRIRENLVNTAWKVAEGK; this is encoded by the coding sequence ATGCCCCAGGCCCTCCGCGAAACCAACTTCACCTTCGACCCATCCGCTGAATTTTACCGGGGAAAAGTCCGGGATGTATATCGCCGCGGCGGAGAATTATTAATGGTGGCTAGCGATCGCATTTCTGCGTTCGACCACGTGCTACCCCGCGCCATTCCCCACAAGGGCCAGATCCTTAACCAGACGGCCATCCACTTTTTGGAAGCTACGCGTGACATCTGTCCCAATTGGCTAGAGCTTTCCCCCGATCCTAACGTTGCCATTGGTAAAGCGTGCGATGCCATTCCCGTAGAGATGGTCATCCGCGGCTACCTCGTTGGCCACGCCTGGCGTACTTACAAAAAAGCCGAGCAGGAGGCGCTGCCGCGGGTGCTGTGTGGATTGGAAATGCCCGCCGGAATGCGGGAAAACGATCAATTCGCCGAACCCATCCTGACGCCGGCGACGAAAGCGGAAGAAGGGCACGATGAGGACATCAGCCGGGAAGAACTCCTCGAACGTGGTATCCTCACCAAAGAACTCTGGGACAAACTGGCCGACTACACCCGCCGCCTTTTCGCCCGGGGCACTGCCATGGCCGCCGAACGGGGCCTCATTCTGGTAGATACCAAATACGAATTCGGTATCCTCGACGGCGAAGTCTACCTCATCGACGAGATCCACACCCCCGACTCCAGCCGCTACTTCTATGCAGAAGGTTACGCCGAGCGCCAGGCCAAGGGTGAACGCCAGAAGCAACTTTCAAAAGAATTCGTCCGCGAGTGGCTAATGGAAAATGGCTTCCAGGGATTGGAGGGCCAAGCCATGCCGGAAATGCCGGACGATTTCTTGTCCCTTGTCACGCAGCGATACACCGAGCTCTACGAGAAGATCACCGGAAAGCAATTCGAGCCGGCACCGACGGACGATATCACCGGGCGGATACGCGAAAATTTGGTCAACACGGCTTGGAAAGTAGCGGAGGGCAAATAA
- a CDS encoding fumarylacetoacetate hydrolase family protein — MKIFCIGRNYAAHAAELGNKAPSKPMVFMKPPTAILPNNKPFYYPEYSQDIHFETELVIKIAKNGRHVQPQFAKDYVGGIGLGLDLTARDLQNELKAKGHPWEIAKGFDNSAPLGAEFYAPDQFADIDDIEFRLEKNGEEVQHGHSRNMIFDVTKLICYVSQFFRLQKGDLLFTGTPEGVGPIATGDELVGYLSLANGEVEMFRTRVK, encoded by the coding sequence ATGAAAATATTCTGCATCGGAAGAAACTACGCCGCCCACGCTGCGGAGTTAGGCAACAAGGCCCCCTCCAAACCAATGGTGTTCATGAAGCCACCGACGGCTATTCTGCCCAATAACAAACCGTTCTACTACCCGGAATACTCCCAGGACATCCACTTCGAAACGGAACTGGTCATCAAAATCGCGAAGAATGGCCGCCACGTACAGCCTCAATTCGCCAAGGACTACGTCGGTGGTATCGGCCTCGGTTTGGATCTGACGGCACGGGATCTCCAGAACGAGCTCAAGGCCAAAGGCCACCCCTGGGAAATTGCCAAGGGCTTCGACAATTCCGCACCCCTTGGCGCCGAGTTTTATGCCCCCGACCAGTTCGCGGACATCGACGATATTGAATTCCGCCTCGAAAAAAATGGTGAGGAGGTCCAACACGGGCATTCCCGTAACATGATCTTCGACGTCACAAAACTCATCTGCTACGTCAGCCAATTCTTCCGCTTGCAGAAGGGCGACTTACTCTTCACCGGTACACCCGAGGGGGTAGGGCCGATTGCTACGGGCGATGAGCTGGTCGGTTACCTATCGCTAGCGAATGGGGAGGTGGAGATGTTTAGGACGCGGGTTAAGTAG